Proteins from one Corticium candelabrum chromosome 4, ooCorCand1.1, whole genome shotgun sequence genomic window:
- the LOC134179146 gene encoding uncharacterized protein LOC134179146 — translation MEGVVTTGDVIDDVVAIGVDSVVTAGDVIDDVTIEEDSLVVDTTGDVVGNVVAIGVDSVVTADDVVNDVTTEEDGLVVDIAVGIENGIVMDGIYIGGRVTPIDVTTELMSLFNVLFVSRLSNLLIMPTGGGDSSSPVDASSSS, via the coding sequence ATGGAAGGTGTCGTCACAACAGGAGATGTTATTGATGATGTTGTGGCGATTGGAGTAGACAGTGTCGTCACAGCAGGTGATGTTATTGATGATGTGACGATTGAGGAAGATAGTTTGGTTGTTGACACAACAGGAGATGTTGTTGGTAATGTTGTGGCAATTGGAGTAGACAGTGTCGTCACAGCAGATGATGTTGTTAATGATGTGACTACTGAGGAAGATGGTTTGGTTGTTGACATAGCAGTCGGTATAGAGAATGGTATTGTTATGGATGGAATATATATCGGCGGGAGGGTAACGCCCATTGATGTTACGACTGAACTTATGTCTTTATTTAATGTGTTATTTGTATCGCGTTTATCTAACCTCCTCATTATGCCGACCGGTGGTGGTGACTCGTCGTCTCCAGTAGACGCTTCGTCTTCCTCCTGA